The following coding sequences are from one Halomonas sp. HAL1 window:
- a CDS encoding succinylglutamate desuccinylase/aspartoacylase family protein produces MARAPFQLGEHTIMPGQRLQVDVPVARLYTHTPLHIPVEVVHGRKDGPVLLVCGGIHGDEINGVEIVRRVLRAKAINSIRGTLIAVPVVNVFGFLQQTRYLPDRRDLNRCFPGSESGSLGGRIAALFREQIVDHATHIIDLHTGAIHRTNLPQIRAQLRPGSETERMADAFGAPVVLNAELRESSLRHYAQSRGIPVLTYEAGEALRFDEWAIAPGVRGVLRVMRRLGMLTGEQRRRTPAPAELANGSSWARAPIDGILRPKVRLGARVAKGEVLGKVADPFGNDEGEVRAVADGIVIGMSRLPLANEGEALFHIARFDEIEEAETAVESFNSSLVPPTDSFS; encoded by the coding sequence ATGGCGCGAGCTCCTTTTCAGTTGGGCGAACATACCATTATGCCCGGCCAACGCTTACAAGTGGATGTGCCGGTGGCGCGTTTATATACCCATACGCCGCTGCATATCCCCGTGGAAGTTGTTCACGGCCGTAAGGATGGCCCCGTGCTGTTGGTGTGTGGCGGTATTCACGGTGATGAAATCAACGGGGTGGAAATTGTTCGCCGGGTGCTACGCGCAAAAGCGATCAATAGCATTCGCGGCACTTTAATTGCTGTGCCGGTGGTGAATGTGTTTGGTTTCTTACAGCAAACACGTTACTTGCCTGATCGGCGCGATCTTAATCGCTGCTTTCCAGGCAGTGAATCGGGTTCGCTAGGCGGGCGCATTGCCGCGCTGTTCCGCGAACAAATCGTCGATCACGCCACCCATATTATTGACCTACACACAGGCGCCATTCATCGCACTAACCTGCCACAAATCCGTGCTCAATTGCGCCCAGGCAGTGAAACCGAGCGTATGGCCGATGCCTTCGGTGCGCCCGTGGTACTCAATGCGGAACTGCGTGAAAGCAGCCTTCGCCATTACGCCCAGAGCCGTGGCATTCCGGTATTGACCTATGAAGCAGGCGAAGCGTTGCGTTTTGACGAGTGGGCGATTGCCCCCGGCGTGCGCGGTGTGCTGCGAGTAATGCGGCGCCTAGGCATGCTGACCGGCGAGCAGCGCCGCCGCACGCCAGCGCCCGCCGAATTGGCCAATGGGTCAAGCTGGGCGCGTGCGCCTATCGACGGCATTTTGCGCCCCAAGGTGCGCCTGGGCGCCCGTGTTGCCAAAGGCGAAGTGCTGGGCAAAGTGGCAGACCCCTTTGGTAATGACGAGGGCGAAGTGCGTGCTGTGGCGGATGGTATCGTGATTGGGATGAGCCGCTTGCCATTGGCCAACGAAGGCGAAGCGCTGTTTCATATTGCCCGTTTTGATGAAATTGAAGAGGCCGAAACCGCCGTTGAAAGCTTTAATTCCAGCTTAGTGCCGCCCACTGATTCGTTCTCTTAA